Proteins encoded within one genomic window of Formosa agariphila KMM 3901:
- a CDS encoding NAD-dependent epimerase/dehydratase family protein, with the protein MILVTGGTGLVGAHLLYKLASNNEKIRAIYRSEQKLDVVKTVFSYYTNEIDSLYNRIDWVKADLLNIPDLTVTFKDISQVYHCAALVSFDPNDYVSLKRTNTHGTANIVNLCLSHNVKKLCYISSIATLGESLTDAPINENTFWNPEEDHNVYAITKYGAEMEVWRGTQEGLDAVIVNPGVILGGGIWNQGTGDLFRRVNKGTKYYTNGITGFIAVEDVVNIMTLLMATETKNERYILVSEHWSFKQLLQTIAKHLDVKVPQKQVQPWQAELAWRLDWLRNKLTGKKRVLSKQLAQTINFKSTYSNAKIATLLDYKWTPLEECIKNTSYQFKNKK; encoded by the coding sequence ATGATTTTAGTTACAGGAGGCACAGGACTTGTTGGTGCACATTTACTTTACAAACTAGCAAGTAATAACGAGAAAATAAGAGCAATTTACAGATCAGAACAAAAACTAGATGTTGTAAAAACCGTGTTTTCGTATTACACTAACGAGATAGATTCGCTTTACAATCGTATTGATTGGGTAAAAGCCGACCTTTTAAATATTCCAGATTTAACCGTTACGTTTAAAGATATATCACAGGTGTATCACTGCGCTGCTTTGGTGTCTTTCGACCCCAACGACTATGTAAGTTTAAAACGAACAAATACGCATGGAACGGCTAATATTGTAAATTTATGTTTATCTCATAACGTTAAAAAACTGTGCTACATTAGTTCTATTGCAACTTTAGGCGAATCTTTAACAGATGCTCCTATTAATGAAAACACTTTTTGGAATCCTGAAGAAGACCATAATGTTTATGCGATTACAAAATATGGCGCAGAAATGGAAGTCTGGAGAGGAACACAAGAAGGATTAGATGCCGTTATTGTAAACCCAGGTGTTATTTTAGGAGGAGGCATCTGGAATCAAGGTACTGGAGATTTATTTAGACGTGTTAATAAGGGCACAAAATATTATACAAATGGTATAACTGGTTTTATTGCTGTTGAAGATGTTGTAAATATCATGACGCTTTTAATGGCTACTGAAACAAAAAACGAACGCTACATCTTAGTTTCAGAACATTGGAGCTTTAAGCAATTATTACAAACTATTGCAAAACATCTAGACGTTAAAGTACCACAAAAGCAAGTACAACCTTGGCAAGCAGAATTGGCATGGCGATTAGATTGGTTACGAAATAAATTAACCGGAAAAAAACGTGTTTTAAGTAAACAATTAGCACAAACCATAAACTTTAAATCTACGTATAGCAACGCAAAAATTGCGACACTTTTAGATTATAAATGGACACCTCTTGAAGAATGTATTAAGAATACTTCTTATCAGTTTAAGAACAAAAAATAA
- a CDS encoding DUF4296 domain-containing protein, translating into MKRFILGLLVVFSMVACHQVKRPEKPKNLIPENTMANIILDMSLFSASRGVDKNALDKNNISLQTLIYDKYNVDSLQLAESNEYYSYSIDEYEAIYTKVNDSLTILKEKYTAEEAEAEVRKRKQDSINKKPVNALKPDQIEEIRGLILDVLRFP; encoded by the coding sequence ATGAAACGTTTTATCTTAGGACTTTTAGTTGTATTCAGTATGGTAGCTTGCCATCAAGTAAAGCGGCCAGAAAAGCCGAAAAACCTGATTCCCGAAAACACCATGGCTAATATTATTTTAGATATGAGTCTGTTTTCGGCAAGTCGAGGTGTAGATAAAAATGCGTTAGACAAAAATAATATATCATTACAAACCTTAATTTACGACAAGTATAATGTAGATAGTCTTCAGTTGGCAGAAAGTAATGAATATTACTCTTATAGTATTGATGAATATGAAGCTATTTATACTAAAGTAAATGATAGTTTAACAATTCTTAAAGAAAAATATACAGCCGAAGAAGCCGAGGCAGAAGTAAGAAAGCGCAAGCAAGATTCAATAAATAAAAAACCTGTGAACGCGTTAAAACCTGATCAGATAGAAGAGATTAGAGGTTTAATTCTTGATGTTTTAAGATTTCCGTAA